DNA from Candidatus Micrarchaeia archaeon:
GGTTGCGCAAATAGCACCAGCAGTAAGAGTTTCAATAGGAGAAGAATTTGGATATAAACAAGGCGCAGAAGTAACAGAGAAATTAATAAGCGCTTTAAAAAAAGCAGGTTTTGATTATGTATTTGATACGAGTTTTGGGGCAGACATAGTTACTTTAGAAGAAGCATATGAATTAGATTTAAGATTAAAAAATAATGGTCCTTTTCCTTTAATGACATCTTGCTGTATTGGGTGGAGAAATCACGGGATGAAATTTTATCCTCAAAAATTAAAAAAACTCTCAACTTGTATGGCACCACAGATAACTTTAGGCGCCCTGATTAATAGTTATTTATTGCAATATTTAAAATTAAAAAATAAAAAAGTAGATAATGATAAACAAGTTGGGGTAGTTTCAATTATGCCTTGTATTTTAAAAAAACAGGAAGCAAAACAAGAAGCAACAATTGGATTGGAAGAAGTAAATTTTGTTTTAACAACAAAAGAATGTGCTGATTTATTAAAATATAAAAAAATAGATTTAAAAAAATGTAAAAAACAGGAATTTGATAAATATTTAGGTCATGCTACACAAGCAGGAAAAAAATTTGGTGCTACAGGAGGAGTTTTAGAAGCAGTGATTAATACATATGCAGTAATGAAAGGGGATAAAACAAGAATAAGTATTGATGATAATGAACCAATAAATGAATATTCAATAAAGATTAATGGTCAAGAACTAAACATTGCAAAAGTTTGGACTTTACCAAATTTGGATAACTTATTAAAAAAAGCTGAAAAGGAGAATAAAATATATCATTTAATTGAAGTTATGGCTTGTCCTTATGGTTGTGTT
Protein-coding regions in this window:
- a CDS encoding [Fe-Fe] hydrogenase large subunit C-terminal domain-containing protein; this translates as MISEDAKQVISMLENKKTIMVAQIAPAVRVSIGEEFGYKQGAEVTEKLISALKKAGFDYVFDTSFGADIVTLEEAYELDLRLKNNGPFPLMTSCCIGWRNHGMKFYPQKLKKLSTCMAPQITLGALINSYLLQYLKLKNKKVDNDKQVGVVSIMPCILKKQEAKQEATIGLEEVNFVLTTKECADLLKYKKIDLKKCKKQEFDKYLGHATQAGKKFGATGGVLEAVINTYAVMKGDKTRISIDDNEPINEYSIKINGQELNIAKVWTLPNLDNLLKKAEKENKIYHLIEVMACPYGCVGGPGQPIPISNEKNKKRANALRKYAKKEKMKTPYDNKDIRKIYNLYLDKIGTEKTKELLHMGFIQSKIKNNLEKINSV